The following proteins are co-located in the Vallicoccus soli genome:
- a CDS encoding LamG-like jellyroll fold domain-containing protein → MTHARTPASPSRRGRRALAAAALAAGLATPLAAVPAAPAAAVPAGATWALDFDQSLLGGLLPSDRVTDVTGRGNDGRVRLARGGALRSVVGALTGSRALQFPAACSGAACPAAVVKVPDAAVLVPRTRPFAYGARLRLPAAAVTHGANVVQKGLWGDRGQWKLQVDDGRPGCVVAGQHDGDLRRAVVAAPRSIADGRWHELECRRTATAVELVVDGAVAARQAAPAVDVRPGAAVAVGGKGVSSSGDQFHGALDEVWLRVG, encoded by the coding sequence GTGACGCACGCCCGCACGCCCGCAAGCCCCTCCCGCCGCGGCCGCCGCGCGCTCGCCGCCGCGGCCCTCGCCGCGGGGCTGGCCACTCCGCTCGCGGCCGTCCCGGCCGCCCCTGCCGCCGCCGTCCCCGCCGGCGCCACCTGGGCGCTCGACTTCGACCAGTCCCTGCTCGGCGGCCTGCTCCCCAGCGACCGGGTCACGGACGTGACCGGGCGGGGCAACGACGGGCGGGTGCGGCTCGCGCGCGGGGGCGCCCTGCGCTCCGTCGTCGGCGCGCTGACGGGCTCACGGGCCCTGCAGTTCCCCGCCGCGTGCTCCGGCGCCGCCTGCCCCGCGGCCGTCGTCAAGGTGCCGGACGCTGCCGTGCTGGTGCCGCGCACCCGTCCCTTCGCCTACGGCGCGCGGCTGCGCCTGCCGGCCGCCGCGGTGACCCACGGCGCCAACGTCGTCCAGAAGGGCCTCTGGGGCGACCGCGGGCAGTGGAAGCTGCAGGTCGACGACGGCCGGCCCGGGTGCGTCGTCGCCGGGCAGCACGACGGCGACCTGCGCCGCGCCGTGGTCGCGGCCCCCCGCAGCATCGCCGACGGGCGGTGGCACGAGCTCGAGTGCCGCCGCACCGCCACCGCCGTCGAGCTCGTGGTCGACGGCGCCGTGGCCGCGCGCCAGGCGGCGCCGGCGGTGGACGTGCGCCCGGGCGCCGCCGTCGCCGTCGGCGGCAAGGGCGTCTCGAGCAGCGGGGACCAGTTCCACGGGGCGCTCGACGAGGTGTGGCTGCGGGTCGGCTGA
- a CDS encoding cellulase family glycosylhydrolase, which produces MSPTLPRPRAVLLALALLLVVGLVPAATASAPPSAAAAAAAPPRVALGAQFHGLWADWTDAQRAKALDTLRANGVTSVRIDVGWGMIEPRRGQYDYGWGVPQVDKVLRMARERGLRVLATLWLTPSWANGGRGDKVLPTDVADYGRVARFAASRWKDVEAWQVWNEPNSAAFLSPPDPTAYTRLLKAAYPQIKAGNPAARVVFGGTEYVDTAWIDRAYQAGARSAFDVMAVHPYQGDSSAAPEHPTDGNKWWLDQTRVLLDVMRKHGDGAKHVWFTEMGWSAHANTSSTPVWARGVSEAVQADYLVRSVRYASAQFPQVTRAYWYNSRDKATGDLHQDRFGLMRRDLTAKPALRAAGCAYLGRC; this is translated from the coding sequence GTGAGCCCCACCCTGCCCCGACCCCGTGCCGTGCTCCTCGCACTGGCCCTGCTGCTCGTCGTCGGCCTCGTGCCGGCCGCCACCGCGAGCGCCCCGCCCTCGGCTGCCGCCGCGGCCGCCGCCCCGCCCCGGGTCGCCCTGGGCGCGCAGTTCCACGGCCTCTGGGCCGACTGGACCGACGCCCAGCGCGCCAAGGCCCTCGACACCCTCCGCGCCAACGGCGTGACCTCGGTCCGCATCGACGTGGGCTGGGGCATGATCGAGCCCCGGCGCGGCCAGTACGACTACGGCTGGGGCGTCCCGCAGGTCGACAAGGTCCTGCGCATGGCCCGAGAGCGCGGCCTCCGCGTCCTGGCGACGCTCTGGCTGACCCCCTCCTGGGCCAACGGCGGGAGGGGCGACAAGGTCCTGCCCACCGACGTGGCGGACTACGGGCGCGTCGCGCGCTTCGCAGCGTCCCGGTGGAAGGACGTCGAGGCGTGGCAGGTCTGGAACGAGCCGAACTCGGCCGCCTTCCTGAGCCCGCCGGACCCGACGGCGTACACCCGCCTGCTGAAGGCGGCCTATCCGCAGATCAAGGCGGGCAACCCGGCCGCCCGCGTGGTCTTCGGCGGCACGGAGTACGTCGACACCGCGTGGATCGACCGCGCGTACCAGGCCGGCGCGCGCTCGGCCTTCGACGTCATGGCCGTCCACCCCTACCAGGGGGACAGCAGCGCCGCCCCGGAGCACCCGACCGACGGCAACAAGTGGTGGCTCGACCAGACCCGGGTCCTGCTCGACGTCATGCGCAAGCACGGTGACGGCGCCAAGCACGTCTGGTTCACCGAGATGGGGTGGTCGGCGCACGCCAACACCAGCAGCACGCCCGTCTGGGCGCGCGGGGTGAGCGAGGCCGTGCAGGCCGACTACCTCGTCCGCAGCGTCCGGTACGCCAGTGCGCAGTTCCCGCAGGTGACGCGGGCGTACTGGTACAACTCCCGGGACAAGGCGACGGGCGACCTGCACCAGGACCGCTTCGGCCTGATGCGGCGGGACCTGACGGCGAAGCCCGCGCTGCGCGCTGCCGGCTGCGCCTACCTCGGCCGCTGCTGA
- a CDS encoding malectin domain-containing carbohydrate-binding protein produces the protein MSRTLRALTGAALLAGALVPALPPLAAGASATATTAATATTTTTTTTATTVRIDAGGSSSTAGADARAWSADAGATGGAVARTSAAIAGTTDDALYQSVRWGMQRYAVPVARRGVYRVTLHVAETAFRSAGKRVFSVTGEGAPVVTDLDVYRVAGANTAHTVSKDLQVLDGVLDLGFTARVDNAMLAALEVELLRPVEPPVGVGSQFHCMWSGASGYGTYAFDAQRAAVLDKLVEAGVRTVRIDVGWDGLQPTATALPDPANWYVKLLDGCVAGARARGLEVLLTLDRSPAWARPTAYASTARVLPADPARIRPVAGWLAARYATSVSAIEVWNEPNLKDFVQVVDPAKYVAVLKAAHGAIKAAAPGMQVVFSGADRVAVRPGAAPVDDFYSLAYAAGAKGAFDVMGVHTYQGASNEAPDAPDIGTWRILHMPALLDLMRANGDGAKPVWVTEFGWSVHPNAAGAPSWALGVTEQQQADYTVRAFDIFARWPQVQRAFVYAERQKQTGDAHQDGYGILRRDLTPRPLFTALVARR, from the coding sequence GTGTCCCGGACCCTGCGCGCCCTGACGGGCGCCGCCCTGCTCGCCGGGGCCCTCGTCCCCGCCCTGCCCCCGCTCGCCGCCGGCGCCTCGGCCACCGCGACGACCGCGGCCACCGCGACGACCACGACCACCACGACCACCGCGACGACGGTGCGCATCGACGCCGGCGGGTCGTCGTCGACGGCGGGCGCCGACGCCCGCGCCTGGTCCGCCGACGCCGGTGCGACGGGCGGCGCCGTCGCGCGGACCAGCGCCGCGATCGCCGGGACCACCGACGACGCCCTGTACCAGTCGGTCCGCTGGGGCATGCAGCGCTACGCGGTGCCGGTGGCCCGTCGGGGCGTCTACCGCGTCACCCTGCACGTTGCGGAAACCGCGTTCCGCAGCGCGGGGAAGAGGGTCTTCAGCGTCACGGGCGAAGGTGCCCCGGTCGTCACCGACCTGGACGTGTACCGCGTCGCCGGCGCGAACACCGCTCACACCGTGAGCAAGGACCTGCAGGTGCTGGACGGCGTCCTCGACCTCGGGTTCACCGCCCGTGTGGACAACGCGATGCTCGCCGCCCTCGAGGTGGAGCTGCTCCGCCCCGTGGAGCCCCCGGTCGGCGTGGGCTCGCAGTTCCACTGCATGTGGTCCGGCGCCAGCGGCTACGGCACGTACGCCTTCGACGCGCAGCGCGCCGCCGTCCTCGACAAGCTGGTCGAGGCCGGGGTGCGCACGGTCCGCATCGACGTGGGCTGGGACGGCCTGCAGCCCACGGCGACCGCGCTGCCCGACCCTGCGAACTGGTACGTGAAGCTGCTCGACGGCTGCGTCGCCGGCGCCCGTGCCCGGGGCCTGGAGGTCCTGCTCACGCTCGACCGCAGCCCGGCGTGGGCGCGGCCGACCGCGTACGCGTCCACCGCGCGCGTCCTGCCTGCCGACCCCGCGCGCATCCGCCCGGTGGCGGGCTGGCTCGCCGCGCGCTACGCGACGTCCGTCTCGGCGATCGAGGTGTGGAACGAGCCCAACCTCAAGGACTTCGTGCAGGTCGTCGACCCGGCGAAGTACGTCGCCGTGCTGAAGGCCGCCCACGGCGCCATCAAGGCGGCGGCACCCGGCATGCAGGTCGTCTTCTCGGGGGCCGACCGCGTCGCGGTGCGCCCCGGCGCCGCTCCGGTCGACGACTTCTACAGCCTCGCCTACGCGGCGGGCGCCAAGGGCGCGTTCGACGTCATGGGCGTGCACACCTACCAGGGGGCGTCGAACGAGGCCCCGGACGCGCCGGACATCGGCACCTGGCGCATCCTGCACATGCCGGCCCTGCTCGACCTCATGCGGGCCAACGGCGACGGCGCGAAGCCCGTGTGGGTCACCGAGTTCGGCTGGTCGGTCCACCCGAACGCCGCCGGCGCCCCCTCGTGGGCCCTGGGCGTGACGGAGCAGCAGCAGGCGGACTACACCGTCCGGGCCTTCGACATCTTCGCCCGCTGGCCGCAGGTGCAGCGCGCGTTCGTCTACGCGGAGCGGCAGAAGCAGACCGGGGACGCCCACCAGGACGGCTACGGCATCCTGCGGCGCGACCTCACCCCGCGCCCGCTCTTCACCGCGCTCGTGGCGCGGCGCTGA
- a CDS encoding sulfotransferase: protein MAQHVEVPDRLRTLKRRVPAPAKAAARRALRTAGVATAGRRVPPDFLLVGTKRGGTTSLWNYLVAHPGVLPMFPAAQQIKSPHYFDIHYGRGRDWYLSHFPTAGQRERARRRTGAPVRTGEASPYYVFHPLARERIVRDLPDVRVLVTLRNPVDRAYSHYNERVGGGTEPLRTFEEAIEAEPERLRGEEERIRRSPGYYSHHHDNSSYLARGRYVEHLAPWLRDLPPDRLLVLVAEDLYADPDRTFRQVCAFLGLAGWTPPSFPRHNHLPARGMAPATRARLVEHFRGPNAELARVLGRDLPWDR from the coding sequence ATGGCCCAGCACGTGGAGGTCCCCGACCGGCTGCGCACGCTCAAGCGCAGGGTCCCGGCCCCGGCCAAGGCGGCGGCCCGCCGGGCGCTGCGCACCGCCGGGGTCGCGACGGCCGGCAGGCGGGTACCCCCGGACTTCCTGCTCGTCGGGACCAAGCGCGGGGGCACCACCTCGCTGTGGAACTACCTGGTCGCGCACCCCGGGGTGCTGCCGATGTTCCCCGCGGCGCAGCAGATCAAGAGCCCCCACTACTTCGACATCCACTACGGGCGGGGCCGGGACTGGTACCTCTCGCACTTCCCCACCGCGGGGCAGCGCGAGCGGGCGCGACGGCGCACCGGGGCACCCGTGCGCACCGGGGAGGCCAGCCCCTACTACGTCTTCCACCCGCTCGCGCGGGAGCGCATCGTGCGGGACCTGCCCGACGTGCGCGTCCTCGTCACGCTGCGCAACCCGGTGGACCGGGCCTACTCGCACTACAACGAGCGCGTGGGGGGCGGCACGGAGCCGCTGCGCACGTTCGAGGAGGCGATCGAGGCGGAGCCCGAGCGGCTGCGCGGCGAGGAGGAGCGCATCCGCCGGTCGCCCGGCTACTACAGCCACCACCACGACAACTCGTCGTACCTCGCCAGGGGGCGCTACGTCGAGCACCTGGCGCCCTGGCTGCGCGACCTCCCCCCCGATCGCCTCCTGGTCCTCGTGGCCGAGGACCTCTACGCGGACCCCGACCGCACCTTCCGGCAGGTCTGCGCGTTCCTGGGGCTCGCGGGCTGGACGCCCCCCTCCTTCCCGCGCCACAACCACCTGCCGGCGCGCGGCATGGCCCCGGCGACCCGCGCGCGGCTCGTCGAGCACTTCCGCGGGCCCAACGCCGAACTGGCCCGGGTGCTCGGGCGCGACCTGCCCTGGGACCGCTGA
- a CDS encoding lipopolysaccharide biosynthesis protein, translating to MSTAQHRPPPVPAAAGLARGSALGMAGAVANGLLAFALTVVVGRALGPAGAGVFFAAAALFTIASNTLELGADTGLVRALAAARATGRLEDLRPTVRAAVLPVLAASVLCSAGVAAAAPWLARTFLPGAGPGGAADLLRVLAAALPFGALTAVALGGVRGLGRVAPVVLVENVGKPFSRVVLAALVALAGGSALMMAAAWVLPVLAGAVVAGVQLARLLPARRPGAATGALPPRALAAPFWRFSAPRAVAATVEVLSATVGLLLVSALAGSADAGVYAAAARYVVAGSLVLTAVRLVAAPAVAQAMAQRDRHAASDLHLTSTVWVVLASWPPFVLALAFPAPLLSAFGPGFEDGATALALLAAGMLVSLAAGNVQTVQLMSGGSGVNLAVVLGSLAVNAGLCLLLVPAHGVTGAAAAWAVCLVLENLLTAADVRLRAGVSVVGQPVLLAAAVAGAAYGGGALAARTVLGDGAVGLLCAAASGTLAYALLLLLARDRLGLPALVAALRGTTTAPTT from the coding sequence GTGAGCACGGCGCAGCACCGGCCGCCCCCGGTGCCGGCGGCCGCCGGCCTGGCGAGGGGCAGCGCCCTCGGCATGGCCGGCGCGGTGGCCAACGGGCTCCTCGCGTTCGCGCTGACCGTGGTCGTCGGCCGGGCGCTCGGGCCCGCGGGCGCCGGCGTCTTCTTCGCCGCGGCCGCCCTGTTCACCATCGCGAGCAACACCCTCGAGCTCGGCGCCGACACCGGGCTGGTGCGGGCACTGGCGGCGGCACGGGCGACGGGTCGGCTCGAGGACCTGCGCCCGACCGTCCGTGCGGCCGTCCTCCCGGTGCTCGCCGCGTCCGTGCTCTGCTCCGCCGGCGTCGCCGCCGCGGCCCCCTGGCTGGCCCGGACCTTCCTGCCCGGTGCGGGACCGGGCGGCGCTGCCGACCTCCTCCGGGTGCTCGCCGCCGCGCTGCCCTTCGGCGCGCTCACCGCGGTGGCGCTGGGGGGCGTGCGAGGCCTGGGGCGGGTCGCTCCGGTCGTCCTCGTCGAGAACGTCGGGAAACCGTTCTCACGCGTGGTCCTGGCCGCTCTCGTGGCGCTCGCGGGCGGCTCGGCCCTCATGATGGCGGCCGCCTGGGTGCTGCCCGTCCTCGCCGGCGCGGTCGTCGCCGGGGTGCAGCTCGCGCGCCTCCTGCCCGCCCGGCGGCCCGGTGCCGCCACGGGCGCGCTGCCACCGCGCGCGCTCGCCGCGCCCTTCTGGCGCTTCAGCGCGCCGCGGGCCGTCGCCGCCACCGTCGAGGTGCTGTCGGCCACCGTGGGGCTGCTCCTCGTGAGCGCGCTCGCCGGCTCGGCGGACGCAGGGGTGTACGCCGCCGCCGCGCGCTACGTCGTCGCGGGGTCGCTCGTCCTCACGGCGGTACGGCTCGTCGCGGCCCCCGCCGTGGCCCAGGCCATGGCGCAGCGCGACCGCCACGCGGCGTCGGACCTGCACCTGACGTCGACGGTGTGGGTGGTGCTCGCGTCGTGGCCGCCGTTCGTCCTGGCCCTCGCTTTCCCGGCTCCGCTGCTGAGCGCCTTCGGGCCGGGGTTCGAGGACGGCGCGACCGCCCTGGCCCTCCTGGCGGCGGGGATGCTCGTCAGCCTCGCCGCCGGCAACGTGCAGACGGTGCAGCTGATGAGTGGTGGCAGCGGGGTGAACCTGGCCGTCGTGCTCGGCTCGCTCGCGGTCAACGCGGGGCTCTGCCTCCTGCTCGTGCCCGCCCACGGCGTCACCGGCGCCGCCGCCGCCTGGGCTGTCTGCCTCGTGCTGGAGAACCTCCTGACCGCCGCGGACGTGCGCCTGCGCGCGGGCGTCAGCGTCGTCGGCCAGCCCGTCCTCCTCGCCGCCGCCGTCGCAGGGGCCGCCTACGGGGGCGGGGCCCTGGCGGCGCGCACGGTCCTCGGCGACGGCGCCGTGGGCCTGCTCTGCGCCGCGGCGTCCGGCACGCTCGCGTACGCCCTCCTGCTCCTGCTCGCGCGGGACCGCCTCGGGCTGCCTGCCCTCGTCGCGGCCCTGCGCGGGACGACCACCGCACCCACGACCTGA
- a CDS encoding O-antigen ligase family protein has product MALAAVGVLAGAVLGLLGGTAGAGAVLALPLAGAAAALALRDPRWAVAGTLAAAPWGLVELAAGVQVVQVLGVLTLGAVVLGRRPAAPARALPAELLWAGALVTWALVTTLPSSTFQRSLRVDANLLVGLALCACVVAVCRRGPDLRLLLSAWCAGSLVVCLPALQGAGGLSSRYGGALVEGRATGAFVQPNEFGTYCMTTVFVALALLLAGGRRVQRGLAAAALVAGLLGLALSLSRGAWLGTAAGLVALLVLRPALAGPALRAAAAGAAALALLLALTPLGGAAAVVGQRLTSVADPAGNPDDHRDLVFREAARLVAESPVTGHGPGSFKVEAEEADSLVAAYHRLHAHQVPLHVAAETGLVGLALLLGLTAATGAAVVAAARSPAPSAASGPVAALGGGLVAVAGQGLVDVTFQNPLVMALVWALLGLASAAAGTARATLPPARVPGTSPLAPHVPGAAP; this is encoded by the coding sequence GTGGCCCTCGCGGCCGTCGGCGTGCTCGCCGGGGCCGTGCTCGGGCTCCTCGGCGGCACCGCCGGCGCGGGCGCGGTCCTGGCCCTGCCCCTGGCCGGTGCCGCGGCGGCGCTGGCGCTGCGCGACCCGCGCTGGGCCGTGGCCGGGACCCTGGCAGCGGCTCCCTGGGGCCTCGTCGAGCTCGCGGCCGGGGTGCAGGTGGTGCAGGTCCTGGGCGTGCTGACCCTCGGGGCGGTCGTGCTGGGGCGCCGTCCCGCGGCGCCCGCCCGGGCGCTGCCCGCTGAGCTGCTGTGGGCCGGCGCCCTCGTCACCTGGGCGCTGGTGACCACGCTGCCGTCCTCGACCTTCCAGCGCTCGCTGCGCGTGGACGCCAACCTGCTCGTCGGCCTGGCGCTGTGCGCCTGCGTGGTCGCCGTGTGCCGACGCGGGCCGGACCTCCGGCTGCTGCTGAGCGCCTGGTGCGCCGGCTCCCTCGTGGTCTGCCTGCCCGCGCTGCAGGGCGCCGGCGGCCTCAGCAGCAGGTACGGCGGCGCGCTGGTCGAGGGCCGCGCGACCGGCGCGTTCGTGCAGCCGAACGAGTTCGGCACCTACTGCATGACGACGGTCTTCGTCGCCCTCGCGCTCCTGCTCGCCGGGGGCCGCCGGGTGCAGCGCGGCCTGGCCGCGGCCGCCCTGGTCGCGGGCCTGCTGGGGCTCGCGCTCTCGCTCTCGCGCGGTGCGTGGCTCGGCACCGCGGCCGGCCTGGTGGCCCTGCTGGTGCTCCGCCCCGCGCTCGCGGGGCCGGCCCTGCGCGCCGCGGCCGCGGGCGCGGCCGCCCTCGCGCTGCTGCTCGCCCTCACCCCGCTCGGCGGGGCGGCCGCCGTCGTCGGGCAGCGCCTGACGAGCGTCGCCGACCCGGCCGGCAACCCGGACGACCACCGCGACCTGGTGTTCCGCGAGGCCGCGCGGCTCGTCGCGGAGTCCCCCGTGACCGGTCACGGACCGGGCTCGTTCAAGGTGGAGGCCGAGGAGGCGGACTCCCTCGTCGCCGCCTACCACCGCCTCCACGCCCACCAGGTCCCCTTGCACGTCGCCGCGGAGACGGGCCTGGTCGGCCTCGCCCTGCTGCTGGGCCTGACCGCGGCGACCGGCGCGGCCGTCGTGGCCGCCGCCCGCTCGCCGGCGCCCTCCGCCGCGTCAGGGCCGGTCGCGGCCCTCGGCGGGGGGCTCGTCGCGGTCGCGGGCCAGGGCCTGGTCGACGTCACCTTCCAGAACCCCCTCGTCATGGCGCTCGTCTGGGCGCTGCTCGGTCTCGCGTCCGCCGCGGCCGGCACCGCCCGCGCGACCCTCCCGCCAGCGCGGGTCCCCGGAACGTCGCCGCTCGCCCCGCACGTCCCCGGGGCCGCGCCGTGA
- a CDS encoding glycosyltransferase: protein MTARRARLRVCAVLPKGFVGGAEAWLLSLLDATQRLDVSAVLLEAGPLRGELERRGVPVRVLPVGPRPADLARAAPEVHRVLRRLDPDVVLANGVKAQAAVAVPASVQGVPVVWVKHDYSHDRALARPLGRLATRVVTTGDGVADATGRDDVVLVPPPRPPDPLPRAAAQAELRRRGVPADGAPVLAMLTRLIPYKGVDVAVRALAQPGAAGWRLVVMGSEDPAAPGEARRLRAVARGCGVAGRVHLLGQVPAAGRLLRAVDAVAVLTHPDGRGPGREGAGMAALEAMVAGTPFLALDDGGPVARRAAGGCGVLVGRAEPAAVAAALAGLDAAARERLGARGSALVADHPRAGSCADDLAAVLAEAAGLPGAGTAGGPPLSVVTTVLDEAASVDALLDALLPQLRDDDEVVVVDGGSRDATPSLVRARGRADPRVRLVEDPGAGISRGRNTGVRAARHGTVACTDAGCHPDAGWLDAFRAAAAERRPADLMTGTYRAAHRPGSAVEAAWTAVGYPDPDEARRAGPLVRAYGRAFGRLYDATLPTGRSMAFRRSAWAAAGGFPEHLQTAEDVLFGRAVVAAGGRAVLVRRALVTWQQRESLAATLRMYRSYGRGGGLAGSPLLVGRDAARALAYVAGPLALARGGPAVRTAVVAGAAAYASLPLVRVRRHRLGARAAALVPVVAGLRDLAKAVGCAQGLARRARSRARGADAR, encoded by the coding sequence GTGACCGCGCGGCGAGCGCGCCTGCGCGTCTGCGCCGTGCTGCCCAAGGGGTTCGTGGGCGGCGCCGAGGCCTGGCTGCTCTCGCTGCTCGACGCGACGCAGCGCCTGGACGTGAGCGCCGTGCTCCTCGAGGCCGGGCCGCTGCGGGGCGAGCTGGAGCGCCGGGGCGTGCCCGTGCGGGTGCTCCCGGTGGGACCTCGACCGGCCGACCTGGCGAGGGCCGCGCCGGAGGTGCACCGCGTCCTGCGGCGCCTGGACCCGGACGTCGTGCTCGCGAACGGGGTCAAGGCGCAGGCGGCGGTCGCGGTCCCGGCCTCGGTCCAGGGCGTCCCGGTCGTGTGGGTGAAGCACGACTACAGCCACGACCGGGCGCTCGCGCGCCCGCTCGGCCGGCTCGCGACGCGCGTGGTGACCACCGGCGACGGCGTCGCGGACGCCACGGGGCGCGACGACGTGGTGCTCGTGCCGCCCCCGCGCCCGCCCGACCCGCTCCCGCGCGCCGCGGCGCAGGCGGAGCTGCGGCGGCGGGGCGTCCCCGCGGACGGTGCGCCGGTGCTCGCCATGCTCACCCGCCTCATCCCCTACAAGGGCGTCGACGTCGCGGTACGGGCCCTCGCGCAGCCCGGCGCCGCGGGCTGGCGGCTCGTGGTCATGGGGTCCGAGGACCCCGCCGCCCCCGGCGAGGCCCGCCGCCTGCGCGCGGTCGCCCGCGGCTGCGGGGTGGCCGGGCGCGTGCACCTGCTCGGGCAGGTCCCCGCCGCCGGTCGCCTCCTGCGCGCCGTCGACGCCGTCGCGGTCCTCACCCACCCCGACGGTCGCGGCCCGGGGCGCGAGGGCGCGGGCATGGCGGCGCTCGAGGCGATGGTGGCGGGCACGCCCTTCCTCGCCCTCGACGACGGCGGGCCGGTGGCGCGCCGGGCGGCCGGCGGCTGCGGGGTCCTCGTCGGCCGCGCCGAGCCGGCGGCCGTCGCCGCGGCCCTGGCGGGCCTCGACGCCGCCGCGCGCGAGCGCCTCGGGGCGCGGGGGTCGGCGCTGGTGGCCGACCACCCCCGGGCCGGCTCCTGCGCCGACGACCTGGCCGCCGTGCTCGCCGAGGCGGCGGGCCTGCCGGGCGCCGGCACCGCCGGGGGCCCGCCGCTGAGCGTCGTCACGACCGTCCTCGACGAGGCGGCGTCGGTCGACGCCCTGCTCGACGCCCTGCTGCCCCAGCTGCGCGACGACGACGAGGTGGTCGTCGTCGACGGGGGGTCGCGCGACGCGACGCCGTCCCTGGTGCGGGCGCGGGGTCGCGCGGACCCCCGGGTGCGCCTCGTGGAGGACCCCGGCGCCGGGATCTCCCGCGGGCGCAACACCGGGGTGCGCGCCGCCCGGCACGGCACGGTCGCCTGCACCGACGCGGGCTGCCACCCCGACGCCGGCTGGCTCGACGCCTTCCGGGCGGCGGCCGCGGAGCGGCGGCCGGCCGACCTCATGACGGGCACCTACCGGGCGGCCCACCGGCCCGGCTCCGCCGTGGAGGCGGCGTGGACGGCCGTCGGCTACCCCGACCCCGACGAGGCGCGGCGCGCGGGACCGCTCGTGCGGGCGTACGGGAGGGCCTTCGGGCGCCTCTACGACGCCACGCTCCCGACGGGGCGCTCCATGGCGTTCCGCCGCAGCGCCTGGGCCGCTGCGGGGGGCTTCCCCGAGCACCTGCAGACCGCCGAGGACGTGCTCTTCGGGCGGGCGGTGGTCGCGGCGGGTGGTCGCGCCGTGCTCGTGCGCCGCGCCCTCGTCACCTGGCAGCAGCGCGAGAGCCTGGCGGCCACGCTGCGGATGTACCGCTCCTACGGCCGGGGCGGCGGGCTCGCGGGCTCGCCCCTCCTCGTCGGCCGGGACGCGGCGCGGGCCCTCGCGTACGTGGCCGGCCCGCTGGCCCTGGCGCGCGGCGGCCCGGCCGTGCGCACCGCCGTGGTCGCCGGCGCGGCGGCCTACGCCTCGCTGCCCCTGGTGCGCGTGCGCCGGCACCGCCTCGGCGCCCGGGCCGCCGCCCTCGTGCCGGTGGTCGCGGGCCTGCGCGACCTCGCCAAGGCGGTCGGGTGCGCACAGGGGCTCGCACGGCGCGCCCGGTCCCGCGCCCGGGGTGCGGACGCGCGGTGA
- a CDS encoding phosphotransferase, giving the protein MRELPAPLVRELHGLGVDPARLVEAPAAGPPSPVRHLAGDGVVVDVASAPDGVRRVLLELRGRAWAAGQGVRTVPVLRADAAGRWAVSAAVRPTASAGADYVLAALEAARRVARAAPPPAAGPAASTWRAPRRTVLARAARARAAGVPLLRLRRARGRAAALPVAAAAHGDFHARNVLGTADGVLVVDWEHLGPAPAGTDAVRLWTTLRRQDDRDLLLEHLLRGRTPVLAPAVLADLLEHLGLRLWAENVSSPRSHQRRDDREHARQVAAEARALAADLRGRGAGRRASRSS; this is encoded by the coding sequence GTGAGGGAGCTCCCCGCGCCGCTCGTCCGCGAGCTGCACGGCCTCGGGGTGGACCCCGCGCGGCTGGTCGAGGCGCCGGCGGCGGGGCCGCCGTCGCCGGTCCGGCACCTCGCCGGCGACGGCGTGGTGGTGGACGTGGCGAGCGCGCCGGACGGCGTCCGCCGCGTCCTGCTCGAGCTGCGGGGCCGGGCGTGGGCCGCCGGCCAGGGCGTGCGGACGGTCCCGGTCCTGCGCGCCGACGCGGCCGGGCGCTGGGCGGTGTCCGCCGCGGTGCGCCCGACCGCCTCGGCCGGTGCCGACTACGTGCTCGCGGCGCTGGAGGCCGCGCGCCGCGTGGCACGGGCCGCTCCGCCGCCGGCTGCCGGCCCCGCGGCGAGCACGTGGCGGGCGCCGCGCCGGACCGTGCTGGCCCGCGCCGCCCGGGCCCGCGCCGCGGGAGTGCCGCTGCTGCGGCTGCGGCGCGCCCGGGGGCGGGCGGCGGCGCTGCCGGTGGCCGCCGCCGCCCACGGGGACTTCCACGCGCGCAACGTGCTCGGCACGGCCGACGGCGTGCTCGTGGTCGACTGGGAGCACCTGGGCCCCGCGCCGGCGGGCACGGACGCGGTGCGGCTCTGGACCACCCTGCGCCGGCAGGACGACCGCGACCTGCTGCTCGAGCACCTGCTGCGGGGACGGACCCCGGTCCTCGCACCGGCGGTCCTGGCGGACCTGCTCGAGCACCTCGGGCTGCGGCTGTGGGCCGAGAACGTCTCCTCGCCGCGGAGCCACCAGCGGCGCGACGACCGCGAGCACGCGCGTCAGGTCGCGGCGGAGGCCCGAGCCCTGGCCGCGGACCTCCGGGGCCGCGGTGCCGGCCGGCGGGCCAGCAGGTCCTCGTAG